From Rhododendron vialii isolate Sample 1 chromosome 10a, ASM3025357v1, the proteins below share one genomic window:
- the LOC131303535 gene encoding uncharacterized protein LOC131303535, translating to MQKTKQRMSLYPKDLILPIERNARGWLHKVLYLMHLMLLREMLLIKKLHECFLPMGYHLTLLGLHTSGNTLTLANSRLAGYRPPTYDRLRTTLLSQEKEHVNKLLQPFKDTWRKKGVSVCSDGWSDTQRKPLINIMAASVGGAMFIKAIDSSGNTKDAEYVGSLFMEAIKQIGEEHVVQIVTDNATNYKAVGLSIETKFPHIFWTPCVVHSLNLALKSICDPGAKSPHYAQCKWIVDLVSKVNDIRNFVLNHSMANYIFNQYLDLKLLSVAKTRFASSIIMAKRIVAVRSSLEKMVMDANWKVYRAGGTTVAKNKARDVKKYIVDEDDDFWDNLEHLLKFTEPIIDMLRKADMDTPVLHLIYDMWDSMIENVKNIIFEHEHEDILVGHYPFFDVIQQILESRWNKSNTPLHCMAHSLVPKYYSDAWLQSGKGIPRVSPHEDREVSLMRAQCFNRLFPDTNDLHQVYMEFGAYSSGSGYFE from the coding sequence ATGCAAAAAACAAAGCAGCGTATGTCTCTCTACCCGAAGGATCTGATCTTGCCCATCGAAAGAAACGCAAGGGGATGGCTCCACAAGGTCCTTTACCTGATGCATTTAATGCTACTCAGAGAGATGTTGCTGATAAAGAAGCTGCACGAATGTTTTTTGCCAATGGGTTACCATTTAACTTTGCTAGGTCTCCATACTTCAGGCAATACTCTCACTCTTGCAAATAGTAGACTAGCTGGTTATCGTCCCCCTACGTATGATAGGCTTCGAACAACTCTGTTATCACAAGAAAAAGAGCATGTCAACAAACTACTCCAACCATTCAAAGATACATGGAGAAAAAAAGGAGTTTCGGTGTGCTCAGATGGGTGGTCCGATACACAACGTAAACCGCTCATTAACATTATGGCAGCATCAGTTGGGGGAGCAATGTTTATTAAAGCCATTGATTCGAGCGGAAACACAAAGGATGCAGAGTATGTTGGAAGTTTGTTCATGGAAGCAATCAAACAAATAGGAGAAGAACACGTGGTTCAAATAGTGACTGATAATGCAACGAATTACAAGGCGGTTGGCTTGAGCATTGAAACCAAATTCCCACATATATTCTGGACTCCTTGTGTGGTGCATAGTCTGAATTTGGCCTTGAAGAGCATATGCGATCCAGGAGCAAAATCACCACACTATGCCCAATGTAAGTGGATCGTAGACTTGGTTTCGAAAGTTAATGATATTCGTAACTTTGTTCTTAACCATAGCATGGCaaattatattttcaatcaATACTTAGATTTGAAACTATTGAGTGTGGCTAAAACTAGGTTTGCCTCTAGCATTATAATGGCCAAGAGGATAGTGGCAGTTAGGAGTTCTCTTGAAAAAATGGTTATGGATGCAAATTGGAAAGTATATAGGGCTGGTGGAACCACTGTGGCTAAAAATAAGGCTCGAGATGTGAAAAAATACATTGTtgatgaggatgatgatttTTGGGATAATTTAGAACATCTTTTGAAATTCACGGAACCGATCATTGATATGTTAAGAAAAGCTGACATGGACACTCCTGTTTTGCATCTAATATATGACATGTGGGATTCGATGATTGAGAATgtaaaaaatatcatatttgAACATGAGCACGAAGACATACTTGTTGGCCATTACcccttttttgatgtaattcaacaaattttagaaaGTAGATGGAACAAGAGTAACACTCCTTTGCATTGTATGGCTCACTCATTAGTCCCAAAATACTATTCTGATGCTTGGTTGCAAAGTGGTAAAGGAATTCCTCGGGTATCACCACATGAGGATCGAGAGGTCTCATTAATGAGAGCTCAATGCTTTAATCGGTTATTTCCTGATACTAACGATTTGCACCAAGTTTACATGGAATTTGGAGCATATTCTAGTGGGTCTGGGTATTTTGAATAA